A window of Streptomyces sp. SAI-127 contains these coding sequences:
- a CDS encoding GntR family transcriptional regulator encodes MEAIRPLARTLLRDRAYASIRDAIVAGEIEPGAVVRDAELAERLGLSRAPVREAFARLVDDGLLESKPQSYTRVTQVVAAEVRDAAAVVGAMHELVTRVAVPRLFAADIETMRAANERFSAAVTAGDVDEALHADDALHDVLVRVSGNRAAAATTARYTPLIRRLERRRFGEGGNCRSAGLHDRLIEACAAGDVDEAVRVTAEIWRGLAELADSD; translated from the coding sequence ATGGAGGCCATACGACCACTCGCCCGCACCCTTCTCCGGGACCGTGCCTACGCATCCATCCGGGACGCCATCGTGGCCGGGGAGATCGAGCCCGGGGCGGTGGTGCGGGACGCCGAGCTCGCCGAGCGGCTCGGGCTGTCGCGGGCGCCCGTGCGGGAGGCCTTCGCCCGGCTGGTCGACGACGGGCTGCTGGAGAGCAAGCCGCAGAGCTACACGCGGGTGACCCAGGTCGTCGCCGCCGAGGTGCGGGACGCCGCCGCGGTGGTCGGGGCCATGCACGAACTGGTCACGCGGGTCGCGGTGCCCCGGCTGTTCGCCGCCGACATCGAGACGATGCGCGCGGCCAACGAACGGTTCTCGGCCGCCGTCACCGCCGGTGACGTGGACGAAGCCCTGCACGCCGACGACGCCCTGCACGACGTCCTCGTCCGCGTCAGCGGCAACCGCGCGGCCGCCGCCACCACCGCCCGCTACACCCCGCTCATCCGCCGGCTGGAGCGCCGGCGCTTCGGCGAGGGCGGCAACTGCCGCTCGGCGGGCCTGCACGACCGGCTGATCGAGGCCTGCGCGGCCGGTGACGTGGACGAGGCGGTCCGGGTCACGGCCGAGATCTGGCGGGGCCTGGCCGAGCTGGCCGACAGCGACTGA
- a CDS encoding endonuclease/exonuclease/phosphatase family protein, whose translation MPSKKSARLAALTVAALSAASTVVLVSPAHAAGVSIHDIQGATRISPYAGQKVADVAGIVTGVRTYGSSKGFWIQDPNPDADPATSEGVFVFTSSAPKVAVGDAVTVTGTVSEYVPGGTSTGNQSLTEITKPTVTVVSSGNAVPAATVIDAKSVPAAYAPAGDPAAGNSINGLTLEPKKYALDFYESLEGMNVKVADTRVTGATDPYTELWVTVKPRENATKRGGTLYGSYDSQNTGRLQIQSLGSTSAFPVANVGDVLTGSTAGPLDYNQFGGYTLVANEIGTLKSAGLERETTQRQKNGELAVATYNVENLDPSDATFEEHASAIVNNLKSPDIVSLEEIQDNNGAKDDGTTAADVTVNKLIDAIVAAGGPRYESRSIDPANDTDGGEPGGNIRQVFLFNPQRVSFTDRAGGDATTAVGVTKTHGKAALTVSPGRIDPTNTAWKSSRKPLAGEFVFRGRTVFVIANHFNSKGGDFGLTSATQPVPRSSEIQRHQQATLVNAFVKDILDTQKNADVIALGDINDFEFSDTAKILEGDGELWSAIKSLPRSERYTYDYQGNQQVLDQILVSPSIRRGCDFEYDSVHVNSEFNDQISDHDPQVLRFKP comes from the coding sequence TTGCCGAGCAAGAAGTCCGCGCGTCTCGCCGCGCTCACCGTCGCCGCCCTGTCGGCGGCCTCCACCGTCGTTCTCGTCTCGCCCGCCCACGCGGCCGGCGTGAGCATCCATGACATCCAGGGCGCGACCCGGATATCCCCGTACGCCGGTCAGAAGGTCGCGGATGTGGCCGGAATCGTCACCGGTGTGCGCACCTACGGCTCCTCCAAGGGTTTCTGGATCCAGGATCCGAATCCCGACGCCGACCCGGCCACCAGTGAGGGCGTGTTCGTCTTCACCAGCTCCGCCCCGAAGGTCGCCGTCGGCGACGCCGTCACGGTGACCGGCACGGTCTCGGAGTACGTCCCGGGCGGCACGTCGACCGGGAACCAGTCGCTGACCGAGATCACCAAGCCGACCGTCACGGTCGTATCCAGCGGCAACGCGGTCCCCGCCGCCACCGTGATCGACGCGAAGTCGGTGCCGGCCGCCTACGCCCCGGCGGGCGACCCCGCCGCGGGCAACTCGATCAACGGCCTGACGCTGGAGCCGAAGAAGTACGCCCTGGACTTCTACGAGTCCCTGGAGGGCATGAACGTCAAGGTCGCCGACACCCGCGTGACCGGCGCGACCGACCCGTACACCGAGCTGTGGGTGACGGTGAAGCCGCGCGAGAACGCCACGAAGCGCGGCGGCACGCTCTACGGCTCCTACGACTCGCAGAACACCGGACGGCTCCAGATCCAGTCCCTGGGCTCGACCTCCGCCTTCCCCGTCGCGAACGTCGGTGACGTCCTCACCGGCTCCACCGCGGGCCCGCTGGACTACAACCAGTTCGGCGGCTACACCCTGGTGGCGAACGAGATCGGCACGCTGAAGAGCGCCGGTCTCGAGCGGGAGACCACGCAGCGGCAGAAGAACGGCGAGCTGGCGGTCGCGACGTACAACGTCGAGAACCTCGACCCGTCCGACGCCACCTTCGAGGAGCACGCCTCCGCGATCGTGAACAATCTGAAGTCGCCCGACATCGTGTCCCTTGAGGAGATCCAGGACAACAACGGCGCGAAGGACGACGGCACGACCGCCGCCGACGTGACGGTGAACAAGCTGATCGACGCGATCGTCGCGGCGGGCGGCCCGAGGTACGAGTCGCGCTCGATCGACCCGGCCAACGACACCGACGGCGGCGAGCCGGGCGGCAACATCCGCCAGGTGTTCCTCTTCAACCCGCAGCGGGTCTCCTTCACGGACCGCGCGGGCGGCGACGCCACGACGGCCGTCGGCGTGACGAAGACCCACGGGAAGGCCGCGCTGACGGTCTCCCCGGGCCGTATCGACCCGACGAACACGGCCTGGAAGAGCAGCCGCAAGCCGCTGGCCGGCGAGTTCGTCTTCCGTGGCCGCACGGTCTTCGTGATCGCCAACCACTTCAACTCCAAGGGGGGCGACTTCGGTCTGACCTCGGCGACCCAGCCGGTGCCGCGCAGCTCGGAGATTCAGCGCCACCAGCAGGCGACGCTGGTCAACGCCTTCGTCAAGGACATCCTCGACACCCAGAAGAACGCGGACGTCATCGCCCTCGGTGACATCAACGACTTCGAGTTCTCCGACACCGCGAAGATCCTGGAGGGTGACGGCGAGCTCTGGTCGGCGATCAAGTCGCTGCCCAGGAGCGAGCGTTACACGTACGACTACCAGGGCAACCAGCAGGTCCTGGACCAGATCCTGGTCAGCCCGTCGATCCGGCGCGGCTGCGACTTCGAGTACGACAGCGTGCACGTCAACTCGGAGTTCAACGACCAGATCAGCGACCACGACCCGCAGGTGCTGCGCTTCAAGCCGTAA
- a CDS encoding PucR family transcriptional regulator ligand-binding domain-containing protein, giving the protein MPPRRPANGHFPTITEVLRLPVLAEGMPRVLAGESQLDRAVRWVHVTELLNPADFLEGGELVLTTGMPYPEDASELRDYVDQLADVGAAGLIVELGYRYRKVPGELVAACRARDVPLVELARGVRFIDVTQTVHALILDAQGALLRRGRDIQDVFTALTLRGADPEELVHTTAELTGAPVVLEDLNHRVLMCELLGRPYEPVVSAWSRRSRAAPTPERITPSGPEGWLIAPVQDHRGLWGRLVLLEGRLNAEPDPEHVLVLERAAVALTMARLAGPAWWERRAHRSVLRDLYERRFRSPADARARAEALGLPTLGHRLFAVVIRHTCTGSEGEHLDERIAKALAQTGVRALVGETAPGRIGVLLALAQASAWQPVAERIGRLTREELGPEAVVAVGPGVTDLAGIARSWQEAEQTAEAITPASPERWFYVPADVRLPELLGVLRQDTRLQRYAERQLTRLIEHDDRNGGDLLPALRAYLAAAGNKSVAAKRAGMSRQAYYQRLHTIERLLGCDLESGLQCTSLHVAVLVLDAGEAAVPGA; this is encoded by the coding sequence ATGCCGCCCAGACGTCCCGCAAACGGGCACTTCCCCACGATCACGGAGGTACTTCGCCTGCCCGTGCTCGCCGAAGGGATGCCGCGCGTGCTGGCCGGTGAGTCGCAGCTGGACAGGGCGGTGCGCTGGGTGCATGTCACCGAGCTGCTCAATCCCGCCGATTTCCTGGAGGGCGGCGAGCTGGTGCTGACGACCGGCATGCCGTATCCCGAGGACGCCTCCGAGCTGCGGGACTACGTCGACCAGCTCGCCGACGTCGGCGCGGCCGGTCTGATCGTGGAGCTCGGTTACCGGTACCGGAAGGTGCCCGGCGAGCTGGTGGCGGCGTGCCGTGCCCGTGACGTGCCGCTGGTCGAGCTGGCCCGGGGCGTCCGGTTCATCGACGTCACGCAGACGGTGCACGCGCTCATCCTTGACGCCCAGGGAGCCCTGCTGCGGCGCGGGAGGGACATCCAGGACGTCTTCACCGCCCTGACCCTGCGGGGCGCGGACCCCGAGGAACTGGTGCACACCACCGCGGAGCTCACCGGAGCCCCGGTGGTGCTGGAGGATCTCAACCACCGGGTCCTGATGTGCGAACTGCTCGGCCGGCCGTACGAGCCGGTGGTGTCGGCCTGGTCGCGGCGTTCGCGGGCCGCCCCGACGCCGGAGAGGATCACGCCGAGCGGCCCGGAGGGGTGGCTGATCGCGCCGGTGCAGGACCACCGGGGGCTGTGGGGGCGGCTGGTCCTGCTGGAGGGCCGGCTGAACGCGGAGCCCGACCCGGAACACGTCCTGGTGCTGGAGCGTGCGGCGGTCGCGCTGACCATGGCGCGCCTGGCCGGGCCGGCCTGGTGGGAGCGCCGGGCCCACCGCTCCGTACTGCGGGACCTGTACGAACGGCGTTTCCGCTCCCCCGCGGACGCGCGCGCCCGCGCCGAGGCACTGGGGCTCCCGACCCTCGGGCACCGGCTCTTCGCCGTGGTCATCCGCCACACCTGCACCGGCAGCGAGGGTGAGCACCTCGACGAACGGATCGCGAAGGCGCTGGCGCAGACCGGCGTCCGCGCCCTGGTCGGCGAGACGGCCCCGGGCCGGATCGGTGTGCTTCTGGCACTGGCACAGGCGAGCGCCTGGCAGCCGGTCGCCGAGCGGATCGGCCGTCTGACCCGGGAGGAGCTGGGACCGGAGGCCGTCGTCGCCGTCGGCCCCGGGGTGACCGACCTCGCCGGGATCGCCCGGTCGTGGCAGGAGGCGGAGCAGACGGCCGAGGCCATCACACCGGCCTCCCCGGAGCGCTGGTTCTACGTCCCCGCCGACGTCCGGCTGCCGGAGTTGCTGGGCGTCCTGCGCCAGGACACCCGTCTTCAGCGGTACGCGGAACGGCAACTGACCCGCCTCATCGAGCACGACGACCGCAACGGCGGCGATCTGCTCCCGGCACTGCGCGCCTATCTGGCGGCGGCCGGGAACAAGTCGGTCGCGGCGAAACGCGCCGGCATGTCCCGGCAGGCCTACTACCAGCGCCTCCACACCATCGAACGGCTCCTCGGCTGCGACCTGGAATCAGGCCTGCAGTGCACGTCCCTGCATGTCGCGGTGCTGGTCCTGGACGCCGGGGAGGCAGCTGTTCCCGGCGCGTGA
- a CDS encoding TROVE domain-containing protein, whose protein sequence is MARFNKKAARAHPTSRVTSTGRILRTYEGGRGRERDARSELFLLAVANFVSQQTPYESGADRDDRFATLVRQLAVTDPAWTAGLLGWLRGEGNLRTASIVGAAEYVKARLDAGATDGPSNRQVVASVLRRPDEPGEFLGYWTAQYGRNVPKPVKRGIADAVRRLYSGKSLLKYDTASKGYRFGDILNLVHAAPDPDKPWQGELFQYALDRRHNPDTAVPPESSRVLTAHRELMAVPPGRRRAVVTSEGGAERLAAAGMTWEALAGWLQGPMDRAAWEAVIPSMGAMALLRNLRNFDEAGVSDEVAAQVAARISDPAEVVRSRQFPFRYLAAYQHAPSLRWSYPLEQALGHSLANVPALPGRTLVLVDRSGSMWTRLSDRSRLNRADAAAIFGTALALRAADADLVEFGTKSRRLTFGEGESVLKILGRFGDLGGTDTTSAVRAHYRGQDRVLIVTDEQYTYNRHGGPTEQIPADVPVYTWNLAGYRAGHGPSGTGNRHTFGGLTDAAFRMVPLLEAAQDADWPWAA, encoded by the coding sequence ATGGCGCGATTCAACAAGAAGGCCGCGCGGGCCCACCCCACCTCGCGAGTGACGTCGACGGGACGCATCCTGCGGACGTACGAAGGCGGCCGGGGCCGTGAGCGTGACGCACGCTCCGAGCTGTTTCTGCTCGCGGTCGCCAACTTCGTCTCCCAGCAGACCCCTTACGAGTCCGGCGCGGACCGCGACGACCGGTTCGCCACGCTCGTACGGCAGCTCGCCGTCACCGACCCGGCCTGGACCGCAGGCCTGCTCGGCTGGCTGCGCGGCGAGGGCAACCTCCGTACCGCCTCGATCGTGGGCGCCGCCGAGTACGTCAAGGCGCGCCTCGACGCGGGCGCCACCGACGGCCCCTCGAACCGCCAGGTCGTGGCCTCCGTACTCCGGCGGCCCGACGAGCCCGGCGAGTTCCTCGGATACTGGACGGCGCAGTACGGCCGCAACGTCCCGAAGCCCGTCAAGCGCGGGATCGCCGACGCCGTACGCCGTCTGTACAGCGGCAAGTCGCTGCTGAAGTACGACACCGCGTCCAAGGGCTACCGTTTCGGCGACATCCTCAACCTCGTGCACGCGGCCCCGGACCCGGACAAGCCGTGGCAGGGCGAGCTGTTCCAGTACGCCCTCGACCGGCGGCACAACCCGGACACGGCCGTGCCGCCCGAGTCGAGCCGGGTCCTGACCGCGCACCGCGAGCTCATGGCGGTGCCGCCCGGCCGACGGCGTGCGGTGGTCACGTCCGAGGGCGGGGCCGAGCGGCTGGCCGCGGCCGGGATGACGTGGGAGGCGCTGGCCGGCTGGCTGCAGGGGCCGATGGACAGGGCGGCCTGGGAGGCCGTGATCCCGTCCATGGGTGCGATGGCACTGCTTCGTAACCTGCGCAACTTCGACGAGGCCGGAGTCTCCGACGAGGTCGCGGCCCAGGTGGCGGCCCGGATCAGCGACCCAGCGGAGGTCGTACGGTCGCGGCAGTTCCCCTTCCGGTACCTCGCCGCGTACCAGCACGCGCCGTCGCTGCGCTGGTCCTACCCGCTGGAGCAGGCGCTCGGCCACTCGCTGGCCAACGTGCCCGCGCTGCCCGGCCGGACCCTGGTGCTCGTCGACCGCTCCGGCTCGATGTGGACGCGGCTGTCCGACCGCTCGCGGCTCAACCGGGCCGACGCGGCGGCGATCTTCGGCACGGCGCTCGCGCTGCGGGCGGCCGACGCGGATCTCGTCGAGTTCGGCACCAAGAGCCGGCGTCTGACCTTCGGCGAGGGCGAGTCGGTGCTGAAGATCCTCGGCCGCTTCGGCGACCTGGGCGGCACCGACACCACCTCGGCCGTGCGCGCGCACTACCGGGGACAGGACCGGGTGCTGATCGTCACCGACGAGCAGTACACGTACAACCGGCACGGCGGCCCGACCGAGCAGATCCCGGCCGACGTACCGGTCTACACCTGGAACCTCGCCGGGTACCGGGCGGGCCACGGCCCCTCCGGCACCGGCAACCGCCACACCTTCGGAGGCCTCACGGACGCGGCCTTCCGGATGGTTCCGCTGCTCGAGGCGGCCCAGGACGCCGACTGGCCCTGGGCTGCCTGA
- the solA gene encoding N-methyl-L-tryptophan oxidase, with translation MRIPKRVAVIGAGSMGSQAMWRLAARGAEVIGYDRYAPGHDRGAAGGETRIFRAAHLGEPRYIPLLRLADRMWDHLQGETGFALRRRSGCLVMGETASPSMSLLLGAGSTHRLDHEVLDREELARRYPQHRLPDGHTAVLDRMGAVLRPEASIQAAAARAEQLGARLHRYTPVREIAPAAGGGVHIVTDRGTDHVDTAVVTVGPWINTLLPDLPRAVDVRRLISSWHIPTRHDWFTGGAPAFVRSTPHDCYGLPSPDGMSVKLGLSFKLGLHSARHLPVADPERLDRTVRPEELATMREFISELMPDLNPDPIRMSAYMEGYTDSGDPLVGRLPGEDDIIVMAGFSGSGFKLSPAMGEIAADLALDGTTDHPVDFLAPAAAGAV, from the coding sequence ATGCGCATCCCGAAGCGCGTCGCCGTGATCGGTGCCGGCAGCATGGGCAGCCAGGCCATGTGGCGGCTGGCCGCCCGGGGAGCCGAGGTCATCGGCTACGACCGGTACGCGCCGGGTCACGACCGCGGTGCGGCCGGGGGCGAGACCCGCATCTTCCGAGCCGCACACCTCGGTGAACCCCGCTACATTCCGCTGCTGCGGCTCGCCGACCGGATGTGGGACCACCTCCAGGGCGAGACCGGCTTCGCGCTGCGACGCCGCAGCGGATGCCTGGTGATGGGCGAAACCGCGTCGCCCTCCATGAGTCTCCTGCTCGGCGCCGGTTCCACCCACCGGCTGGATCACGAAGTACTGGACCGGGAGGAACTCGCCCGCCGCTACCCGCAGCACCGCCTGCCGGACGGGCACACCGCCGTCCTCGACCGGATGGGCGCCGTCCTCAGGCCCGAGGCGTCGATCCAGGCCGCCGCCGCCCGTGCCGAGCAACTGGGCGCCCGACTGCACCGCTACACCCCGGTGCGGGAGATCGCGCCCGCGGCGGGCGGCGGGGTGCACATCGTCACCGACCGGGGCACGGACCACGTGGACACCGCGGTGGTCACCGTGGGCCCCTGGATCAACACCCTGCTCCCGGACCTGCCGCGGGCGGTCGATGTCCGCCGGCTGATCAGCTCCTGGCACATCCCCACCCGCCACGACTGGTTCACGGGCGGCGCCCCCGCCTTCGTACGCAGCACACCCCACGACTGCTACGGGCTCCCGTCGCCCGACGGCATGTCCGTCAAGCTCGGCCTCTCCTTCAAGCTGGGTCTGCACTCCGCGCGCCATCTGCCGGTGGCCGACCCCGAACGGCTCGACCGCACGGTCCGCCCGGAGGAACTCGCCACCATGCGGGAGTTCATCAGCGAGCTGATGCCCGACCTGAACCCCGACCCCATCAGGATGTCGGCCTACATGGAGGGCTACACCGACTCCGGCGACCCGCTCGTCGGCCGCCTCCCCGGCGAGGACGACATCATCGTCATGGCCGGCTTCTCCGGCAGCGGCTTCAAACTGTCACCCGCCATGGGCGAGATCGCCGCCGACCTCGCCCTGGACGGCACCACCGACCATCCCGTCGACTTCCTGGCACCGGCCGCAGCCGGCGCTGTCTGA
- a CDS encoding 1-aminocyclopropane-1-carboxylate deaminase has product MPLSSYGRYPLLFGPSPVHRLERLTAHLGGAALWAKREDCNSGIAYGGNKTRKLEYLVADALAKGCDTLVSIGGVQSNHTRQVAACAARAGLKCVLVQESWVDWPDAVYDKVGNILISRLAGADVRLVKAGFGIGFKESWEQALRDVEEGGGKPYAIPAGASDHPLGGLGFAAWAYEVVDQEREWGVFFDTVVVCSVTGSTQAGMVAGFRALEEAGGRPRRVLGIDASAKPVATREQIARIAHGTGQLIGVHKELTEEDVELDERYHAGVYGIPDDTTLEAMRLAARTEGMVTDPVYEGKSMAGMIDLVRRGEIGADSTVLYAHLGGQPALNGYSALF; this is encoded by the coding sequence ATGCCCCTTTCGTCCTACGGCCGTTACCCCCTCCTCTTCGGGCCGTCCCCCGTCCACCGCCTGGAGCGCCTCACCGCGCACCTCGGCGGCGCCGCGCTGTGGGCCAAGCGCGAGGACTGCAACTCCGGGATCGCGTACGGCGGCAACAAGACCCGCAAGCTGGAGTACCTGGTCGCGGACGCCCTCGCCAAGGGCTGCGACACCCTCGTCTCGATCGGTGGCGTTCAGTCCAACCACACCCGTCAGGTCGCCGCCTGCGCCGCCCGCGCCGGGCTCAAGTGCGTGCTGGTGCAGGAGAGTTGGGTGGACTGGCCGGACGCCGTCTACGACAAGGTCGGCAACATCCTGATCAGCCGGCTCGCCGGGGCCGACGTACGGCTGGTGAAGGCCGGGTTCGGGATCGGGTTCAAGGAGAGCTGGGAGCAGGCGCTCAGGGATGTCGAGGAAGGGGGCGGCAAGCCGTACGCCATCCCCGCCGGCGCCTCCGACCACCCGCTCGGCGGCCTCGGCTTCGCCGCGTGGGCCTACGAAGTCGTGGACCAGGAACGCGAGTGGGGCGTCTTCTTCGACACGGTCGTGGTCTGCTCGGTGACCGGCTCCACCCAGGCCGGCATGGTCGCCGGGTTCCGGGCGCTGGAGGAGGCGGGCGGCCGGCCCCGGCGCGTGCTCGGCATCGACGCCTCCGCCAAGCCCGTCGCCACCCGGGAACAGATCGCGCGGATCGCCCACGGCACCGGTCAACTCATCGGCGTACACAAGGAGTTGACCGAGGAGGACGTGGAGCTGGACGAGCGGTACCACGCGGGTGTCTACGGCATCCCCGACGACACCACGCTGGAGGCGATGCGCCTCGCCGCCCGCACCGAGGGGATGGTCACCGACCCCGTGTACGAGGGCAAGTCGATGGCCGGGATGATCGACCTGGTCCGGCGTGGCGAGATCGGCGCGGACTCCACCGTGCTCTACGCCCACCTCGGAGGGCAGCCGGCTCTCAACGGGTACAGCGCGCTGTTCTAG
- a CDS encoding LacI family DNA-binding transcriptional regulator gives MWTDEQQREPGGQASDGPRRRATIHDVAKLAGVSRQTVSRAVNDKGEIDPDTKARVLEAVRMLDYRPSRFARGLVRKGTVTAGLVIPDLMNPFFPEVAAGVLEAAEERGWQVVVWDTRTDGAKEREALGVLSHQADAVMGYFKNDDEVLARYLGGLPLVLLERGPQQTRFAAVGIDAAAGLEQGIAHLVRAGHRRIGMLDGDRLAPGPRREAFLAEVRRHGLPVDDGWIAMSNGHGVAGGEAAMEQLLDARPQLTAVFGFNDLIAVGAVRAARRRGRRVPEDLAVLGFDGLSLGELVEPALTTLRLDKRRLGRLAVEQVARLRAGEKPLTGADAWVAPELVVRASA, from the coding sequence ATGTGGACCGACGAGCAGCAGCGGGAGCCCGGTGGCCAGGCGTCCGACGGTCCTCGTCGCCGGGCCACGATTCACGACGTGGCGAAGCTCGCGGGAGTGTCACGGCAGACGGTCTCCCGGGCGGTGAACGACAAGGGTGAGATCGACCCGGACACCAAGGCGCGGGTGCTCGAAGCCGTGCGGATGCTGGACTACCGGCCCAGCCGGTTCGCGCGCGGGCTGGTGCGGAAGGGGACGGTGACCGCGGGACTGGTCATTCCGGATCTGATGAACCCGTTCTTTCCCGAGGTCGCGGCCGGGGTGCTGGAGGCCGCCGAGGAGCGTGGCTGGCAGGTGGTGGTGTGGGACACCCGCACCGACGGTGCCAAGGAGCGGGAGGCGCTCGGCGTGCTGTCCCACCAGGCGGACGCCGTGATGGGCTACTTCAAGAACGACGACGAGGTCCTCGCCCGGTACCTCGGCGGTCTGCCGCTCGTCCTGCTGGAACGCGGCCCGCAGCAGACCCGGTTCGCGGCCGTCGGGATCGACGCCGCCGCGGGCCTCGAACAGGGCATCGCCCACCTGGTCCGGGCAGGTCACCGGCGGATCGGCATGCTGGACGGGGACCGGCTCGCCCCCGGGCCCCGACGGGAGGCGTTCCTGGCCGAGGTACGGCGGCACGGGTTGCCGGTCGACGACGGGTGGATCGCGATGTCCAACGGCCACGGGGTCGCGGGCGGCGAGGCGGCGATGGAGCAACTCCTCGACGCCCGGCCCCAGTTGACCGCGGTGTTCGGCTTCAACGACCTGATCGCCGTCGGCGCGGTACGGGCCGCCCGGCGCCGGGGCCGGCGGGTACCGGAGGACCTGGCCGTGCTGGGCTTCGACGGGCTCTCCCTGGGCGAACTGGTGGAACCCGCCCTCACCACTCTGCGGCTCGACAAGCGCCGGCTCGGGCGGCTGGCCGTCGAACAGGTCGCACGGCTGCGGGCCGGCGAGAAGCCGCTGACCGGCGCGGATGCCTGGGTGGCACCTGAGCTGGTGGTACGCGCCTCGGCCTGA
- a CDS encoding alkaline phosphatase PhoX has translation MSLTRRDFAAKSALTGAGVALAGTVGALATAPNALAATDVESEGAEIAGAHGGVGYGPLIADPEGLLALPAGFTYKVITYSGRTKLESGEFTPSNHDGTATFCGPRGATLLVNNHELKGPRANWPHPVPLTEGLVYDPAASGGCTVVEVRHGHVAEWVGIAGTSTNCAGGTTPWGTWLTGEETEDKAGQNGMTKDHGYIFEVDPEDRRANRDPKPVKAFGRYAHEAVVIDPKRGHAYLTEDASGPNGLLFRWTPPAGFHHGRGKLRTLADNAGVLQAFKCFDSGGKFVDDLSRATRIGTVYGVDWVDVPDRDAKTVSVRKQFTDGQVTRARKLEGMWWGDGGAYIVSSYAREESPVQHDGQVWFYDPKRRTLTLKVLLGVNPDPSKDGAFDGPDNITVSPYGGLVIAEDGEGVQHLFGATDSGRTYPIARNELNLGTEEEPEYSEFTGVTFSPDGRTLYANIQTPGIMLAITGPWKRQKRG, from the coding sequence ATGTCGCTCACCCGCAGGGACTTTGCCGCGAAATCCGCGCTCACCGGAGCCGGTGTCGCGCTGGCGGGCACTGTCGGCGCCCTCGCCACCGCACCCAACGCGCTCGCGGCCACCGACGTCGAGAGCGAGGGCGCGGAGATCGCGGGCGCCCACGGCGGTGTCGGCTACGGGCCGCTGATCGCCGACCCCGAGGGCCTGCTCGCGCTGCCCGCCGGGTTCACGTACAAGGTCATCACCTACAGCGGCAGGACCAAGCTGGAGTCCGGCGAGTTCACCCCGTCCAACCACGACGGTACGGCCACCTTCTGCGGCCCCCGCGGCGCGACCCTCCTGGTCAACAACCACGAGCTCAAGGGCCCGCGTGCCAACTGGCCGCACCCCGTGCCGCTCACCGAGGGCCTCGTCTACGATCCCGCCGCCTCCGGTGGCTGCACGGTCGTCGAGGTCCGCCACGGGCATGTCGCCGAGTGGGTCGGCATCGCCGGCACCTCCACCAACTGCGCGGGCGGTACCACCCCTTGGGGCACCTGGCTCACCGGCGAGGAGACCGAGGACAAGGCCGGCCAGAACGGCATGACCAAGGACCACGGCTACATCTTCGAGGTCGACCCCGAGGACCGCCGCGCCAACCGCGACCCCAAGCCCGTCAAGGCGTTCGGCCGGTACGCCCACGAGGCGGTCGTCATCGACCCCAAGCGCGGCCACGCCTACCTGACCGAGGACGCCTCCGGCCCCAACGGTCTGCTCTTCCGCTGGACCCCGCCGGCGGGCTTCCACCACGGCCGCGGCAAGCTGCGCACCCTCGCCGACAACGCGGGGGTCCTGCAGGCTTTCAAGTGCTTCGACTCCGGCGGCAAGTTCGTCGACGACCTCTCCCGCGCCACCAGGATCGGTACGGTGTACGGCGTCGACTGGGTCGACGTCCCCGACCGCGACGCCAAGACGGTCTCCGTCCGCAAGCAGTTCACCGACGGCCAGGTCACCCGCGCCCGCAAGCTCGAGGGCATGTGGTGGGGCGACGGCGGCGCGTACATCGTCTCCTCGTACGCCCGTGAGGAGAGCCCCGTCCAGCACGACGGCCAGGTCTGGTTCTACGACCCCAAGCGCCGCACCCTCACGCTCAAGGTCCTCCTCGGTGTGAACCCCGACCCGTCCAAGGACGGCGCCTTCGACGGCCCCGACAACATCACCGTCTCCCCGTACGGCGGCCTCGTCATCGCCGAGGACGGCGAGGGCGTCCAGCATCTGTTCGGCGCGACCGACAGCGGCCGCACGTACCCCATCGCCCGCAACGAACTGAACCTCGGCACCGAAGAGGAGCCCGAGTACAGCGAGTTCACCGGCGTCACCTTCTCGCCCGACGGCCGGACGCTGTACGCCAACATCCAGACTCCGGGGATCATGCTGGCGATCACGGGGCCCTGGAAGCGGCAGAAGCGCGGCTGA